One window of Solwaraspora sp. WMMA2056 genomic DNA carries:
- a CDS encoding adenylate/guanylate cyclase domain-containing protein — protein sequence MREEADIAAPCEKCGRTAADTDRFCGGCGAPLTAICAHCDRPLPADANFCTSCGQPQGARRTVTEPSHEDRRRVSVLFIDLINFTPYAERADPEQVRRTQTAYFAVVRRVVGQYGGVVEKYIGDAVMALFGAPVATENDAVRCVRTGLDLRRALDDFTDGAGEGLRFRIGVATGEALVDIAAARDGGQAFVAGDVVVTASRLQSAAPPGGLLVCGVTHALTRDAIRYDAQPTVTLRGRSSPTEVWLALAPLRPPPVDRQTDATPLIDREHELGLLVNALYRSIREQRPQVLTVLGQAGIGKSRLVRELLRHTERMVDQPVTWRIGRCPPFGENVTFAALADIVKAEAGILDTDLASVAAQRLATAVGDLVGPEADRLVDALRPLVGLPHRNLPAEETESAWRRFLLALAARQPTVLVFEDLHWADEAMLRFVELLGATARQVPLLLLCTARPELISRDPAWAGSTVGALTVTLPPLRDSSVATLYAHMFGGVPFSADLLGPLVEVADGNPLYAHEYVRMLMEQGSLRRSGRGWVLDHDAGLAIPDSVHGVIANRVDLLDAADRAVLLAAAVVGVQFWPGAVAAALGQSVELVDRALRRLEHRDFVHEQTSSAMAQQPEFRFRHVLVRDVCYQRLPRSERVARHARTADWLDTLAGDRDTDLAEVLAHHRWAAHEIADTLGLDTGVYAGPARDALHRAARRAYALHALDVAAGHVERALNAVRLADTDEAGPRLQLELLGAEIAFFRDGPAFLAAGGADQLRALADALSAVADQGCAARAWTLLGRAAWLRTDRAGALRCLDRAVELFDALPDSDQKADAYAELGRLHMLNLERDPAIAAAGAAAEIAERLGLTETLVDARITVAMARYQSGERDGLDQLRAATAMCREQQLLALPRALQNLSYALCEEGDWSGAQELMAGAATGSGQSTGYSGEAMRAYFAGDFTAFLAAADAFVETPSGRWDIQVRGLRCCLRVLRGEPVPGAEAGDVDDVADAVRAARDSGFRRPYWNSLGLGALCRALQGRDAEAAALLAELDDSWSRVPALASGEWIAAAAFAAATAGRAAAVRVRSMLDRVRHRTPWAQAALATVSAAVAAADGDHRRANELYAAAAAGFGEIDAVTDRMIALALAVGAARRAGDREAAIPALPEVQGFALRNKAPGLLGLGEQGADDYGWSPTLAS from the coding sequence ATCCGCGAGGAGGCCGACATCGCTGCTCCCTGCGAGAAGTGCGGCCGAACCGCAGCCGACACCGACCGCTTCTGCGGCGGCTGCGGTGCGCCGCTGACCGCCATCTGCGCCCACTGCGACCGGCCGCTGCCGGCCGATGCGAACTTCTGCACCTCATGCGGACAGCCACAGGGTGCCCGACGAACGGTCACCGAGCCGAGCCACGAGGACCGTCGACGGGTCAGCGTCCTGTTCATCGACCTGATCAACTTCACCCCGTACGCCGAACGCGCCGACCCGGAACAGGTCCGGCGGACCCAGACGGCCTACTTCGCCGTCGTGCGCCGCGTCGTCGGTCAGTACGGCGGCGTGGTCGAAAAGTACATCGGCGACGCGGTGATGGCCCTGTTCGGTGCCCCGGTGGCCACCGAGAACGACGCGGTCCGCTGTGTCCGGACCGGGCTCGACCTGCGGCGCGCGCTCGACGACTTCACCGACGGCGCCGGCGAAGGGCTGCGGTTCCGGATCGGCGTGGCCACCGGTGAGGCGCTGGTCGACATCGCCGCCGCCCGTGACGGCGGCCAGGCCTTCGTCGCCGGTGACGTGGTCGTCACCGCCTCCCGCCTGCAGTCGGCAGCACCGCCCGGCGGCCTGCTCGTCTGTGGCGTGACCCACGCCCTGACCAGGGACGCGATCCGGTACGACGCACAGCCGACGGTGACCCTGCGGGGCCGGTCGTCGCCGACCGAGGTGTGGCTCGCGCTCGCTCCGCTGCGTCCGCCACCGGTCGACCGGCAGACCGACGCCACCCCGTTGATCGATCGGGAGCACGAGCTCGGTCTACTCGTCAACGCCCTCTACCGGTCGATCCGGGAGCAGCGGCCCCAGGTGCTGACCGTGCTCGGTCAGGCGGGGATCGGCAAGAGCCGGTTGGTACGGGAACTGCTGCGGCACACCGAACGGATGGTCGACCAACCGGTGACCTGGCGGATCGGCCGTTGCCCGCCGTTCGGGGAGAACGTCACGTTCGCCGCGCTCGCCGACATCGTCAAGGCCGAGGCCGGCATCCTCGACACCGACCTGGCCTCCGTCGCCGCGCAGCGGCTCGCTACGGCGGTCGGTGACCTGGTCGGGCCGGAGGCCGACCGACTGGTCGACGCGCTGCGCCCACTCGTCGGGCTCCCGCACCGCAACCTGCCGGCCGAGGAGACCGAGTCGGCCTGGCGACGGTTCCTGCTGGCGCTGGCCGCCCGCCAACCCACCGTCCTGGTCTTCGAGGACCTGCACTGGGCCGACGAGGCGATGCTGCGCTTCGTCGAACTGCTCGGCGCCACCGCCCGGCAGGTGCCGTTGCTGCTGCTGTGCACCGCCCGGCCCGAGCTGATCAGCCGGGACCCGGCCTGGGCCGGGAGCACCGTCGGCGCGCTGACCGTCACGCTGCCGCCGCTGCGCGACAGCAGCGTCGCCACCCTGTACGCCCACATGTTCGGCGGCGTACCGTTCTCCGCCGACCTGCTCGGCCCGCTGGTCGAGGTGGCCGACGGCAACCCGCTGTACGCCCACGAGTACGTCCGGATGCTGATGGAACAGGGGTCGCTGCGGCGCAGTGGTCGCGGCTGGGTGCTCGACCACGACGCGGGCCTGGCGATCCCGGACAGCGTGCACGGGGTGATCGCCAACCGGGTCGACCTGCTGGACGCCGCCGACCGGGCGGTGCTGCTGGCCGCGGCAGTGGTCGGCGTGCAGTTCTGGCCGGGGGCCGTGGCCGCCGCGCTGGGACAGTCGGTGGAGCTGGTCGACCGGGCGCTGCGTCGGCTGGAACACCGCGACTTCGTCCACGAGCAGACCAGTTCGGCGATGGCGCAGCAGCCGGAGTTCCGGTTCCGGCACGTCCTCGTCCGCGACGTCTGCTACCAGCGGCTGCCGCGCAGCGAGCGGGTGGCCCGGCACGCCCGTACCGCCGACTGGCTCGACACCCTCGCCGGCGACCGCGACACCGACCTGGCGGAGGTCCTGGCGCACCACCGGTGGGCCGCCCACGAGATCGCCGACACGCTGGGTCTGGACACCGGTGTCTACGCCGGCCCGGCCCGTGACGCGCTGCACCGGGCCGCCCGGCGGGCCTACGCGCTGCACGCTCTCGACGTCGCCGCCGGGCACGTCGAACGGGCGCTGAACGCGGTCCGGCTCGCCGACACCGACGAGGCGGGGCCCCGGCTGCAGCTGGAACTGCTCGGCGCCGAGATCGCCTTCTTCCGCGACGGCCCGGCCTTCCTCGCCGCCGGTGGCGCCGACCAGCTGCGGGCCCTGGCCGACGCGCTGTCCGCCGTCGCGGACCAGGGCTGCGCGGCGCGGGCGTGGACGCTGTTGGGGCGGGCCGCCTGGCTACGGACCGACCGCGCCGGTGCGCTGCGGTGCCTGGACCGGGCGGTGGAGCTGTTCGACGCGCTGCCCGACAGCGACCAGAAGGCCGACGCGTACGCCGAGCTCGGTCGGTTGCACATGCTCAACCTCGAGCGGGATCCGGCGATCGCGGCGGCGGGGGCCGCCGCCGAGATCGCCGAGCGGCTCGGCCTGACCGAGACGCTGGTCGACGCGCGGATAACGGTCGCGATGGCCCGCTACCAGTCGGGCGAACGCGACGGCCTCGACCAGCTGCGGGCGGCCACCGCGATGTGCCGCGAGCAGCAGTTGCTGGCCCTGCCCCGGGCGCTGCAGAACCTGTCGTACGCGTTGTGCGAGGAGGGCGACTGGTCCGGCGCGCAGGAGCTGATGGCCGGTGCCGCCACCGGGTCCGGGCAGAGCACCGGGTACTCGGGCGAGGCGATGCGGGCCTACTTCGCCGGCGACTTCACCGCCTTCCTGGCCGCCGCCGACGCCTTCGTCGAAACCCCGAGCGGGCGGTGGGACATCCAGGTCCGAGGGCTGCGCTGCTGCCTTCGGGTGCTGCGCGGCGAGCCGGTGCCCGGCGCCGAGGCCGGTGACGTCGACGACGTGGCCGACGCGGTCCGGGCGGCCCGCGACAGCGGGTTCCGCCGGCCGTACTGGAACAGTCTCGGCCTGGGTGCGCTGTGCCGGGCGTTGCAGGGGCGCGACGCCGAGGCGGCCGCCCTGCTGGCGGAGCTGGACGACTCCTGGTCGAGGGTGCCGGCCCTGGCCAGCGGCGAGTGGATCGCCGCGGCCGCGTTCGCCGCCGCGACCGCCGGGCGGGCGGCCGCCGTACGGGTGCGGTCGATGCTCGACCGGGTGCGCCACCGTACGCCGTGGGCGCAGGCCGCGCTGGCCACGGTCAGCGCCGCGGTGGCGGCCGCCGACGGCGACCACCGCCGGGCCAACGAGTTGTACGCGGCGGCGGCGGCCGGGTTCGGCGAGATCGACGCCGTCACGGACCGGATGATCGCGCTGGCGCTGGCCGTCGGTGCCGCCCGGCGGGCCGGGGACCGGGAGGCGGCGATCCCGGCGTTGCCCGAGGTGCAGGGATTCGCGCTGCGCAACAAGGCGCCCGGGTTGCTGGGCCTGGGTGAGCAGGGCGCCGACGACTACGGCTGGTCGCCGACGCTCGCTTCCTGA
- a CDS encoding polyadenylate-specific 3'-exoribonuclease AS — MTYRYFYDCEFIEDGRIIDLVSIGVVDEHGREFYAVSTEFDAARAIPWVRRNVLDKLPSPADPAWRSRERIRDELYEFLVAPLRAGTADELELWAWYAAYDHVALAQLWGAMPALPRPVPRFTKDLRQRWDDAGRPALPTAVAERHDALVDARHNLARWQVISQAYRR; from the coding sequence ATGACGTACCGCTACTTCTACGACTGCGAGTTCATCGAGGACGGCCGGATCATCGACCTCGTCTCGATCGGCGTGGTCGACGAGCACGGCCGCGAGTTCTACGCGGTCTCCACCGAGTTCGACGCCGCCCGGGCGATCCCCTGGGTGCGCCGTAACGTGCTCGACAAGCTTCCGTCGCCGGCCGACCCGGCCTGGCGCTCCCGCGAACGGATCCGGGACGAGCTGTACGAGTTCCTGGTGGCACCGTTGCGCGCCGGTACGGCCGACGAGCTGGAGCTGTGGGCCTGGTACGCCGCGTACGACCACGTGGCCCTGGCGCAGCTGTGGGGCGCGATGCCGGCGCTGCCCCGCCCGGTGCCGCGGTTCACCAAGGATCTGCGGCAACGGTGGGACGACGCGGGCCGCCCGGCACTGCCGACGGCGGTCGCCGAGCGTCACGACGCGCTGGTCGACGCGCGGCACAACCTGGCCCGGTGGCAGGTGATCAGCCAGGCGTACCGCCGGTGA
- a CDS encoding Crp/Fnr family transcriptional regulator — MEMRLPEPGDALTGVDMFAGLEPEVRQRVIAAAVPRTYRKGQLLFVENDPGDSLIVLKRGAIAVFRTAPTGERAVLSVIRPPDVLGEVSLLDASTRSASAEAIEDCAALALSRGAFMDLVHSNPRILDAVMRSLGALIRRLTEQNADHVFLDLPGRVAKTLVRLAGESHAPMITIELNQSQLAEMAGGSRQSVNQAIGSFSSRGWLRTEGRRIVVTDVAALRRRAGMADR; from the coding sequence GTGGAGATGCGCCTGCCGGAGCCGGGTGACGCGCTCACCGGCGTGGACATGTTCGCCGGCCTCGAACCGGAGGTCCGACAGCGGGTGATCGCCGCCGCCGTGCCCCGCACCTACCGTAAGGGGCAGTTGCTCTTCGTGGAGAACGATCCCGGCGATTCGCTGATCGTGCTCAAACGAGGCGCGATCGCGGTCTTCCGGACCGCGCCCACCGGCGAACGTGCGGTGCTGTCGGTGATCCGCCCGCCCGACGTTCTCGGCGAGGTGTCACTGCTGGACGCCTCCACCCGCTCGGCGTCGGCCGAGGCCATCGAGGACTGTGCCGCGCTGGCCCTGTCCCGCGGCGCGTTCATGGACCTGGTCCACTCCAACCCACGGATCCTCGACGCGGTGATGCGCTCGCTCGGCGCGCTGATCCGCCGGCTCACCGAGCAGAACGCCGACCACGTCTTCCTCGACCTGCCCGGCCGGGTGGCCAAGACCCTGGTCCGGCTGGCCGGGGAGAGCCACGCACCGATGATCACGATCGAGTTGAACCAGAGTCAGCTCGCGGAGATGGCCGGCGGCTCCCGGCAGAGCGTCAACCAGGCCATCGGCTCGTTCAGCAGCCGCGGCTGGCTGCGTACCGAGGGGCGTCGGATCGTGGTCACCGACGTCGCCGCGTTGCGTCGTCGGGCCGGCATGGCCGACCGCTGA
- a CDS encoding DUF2203 domain-containing protein has translation MFTLAQARHLMATLRPRIDELVSLRADLAELRADLAAGVPSPHGGLAEVKGLEARIYGIIDEVNEQDIQVKGVAPVLLDFPGELDGRPVLWCWLEGDGEIRWYHRLECGFSGRRRV, from the coding sequence GTGTTCACTCTCGCCCAGGCGCGGCACCTGATGGCAACCCTGCGACCCCGCATCGACGAGCTCGTGTCGCTGCGGGCGGACCTGGCCGAGTTGCGGGCCGACCTGGCCGCCGGAGTGCCGAGCCCGCACGGCGGGTTGGCCGAGGTCAAAGGGCTGGAAGCCCGGATCTACGGGATCATCGACGAGGTCAACGAGCAGGACATCCAGGTCAAGGGTGTCGCCCCGGTGCTGCTGGACTTCCCGGGCGAGCTCGACGGGCGCCCCGTGCTCTGGTGCTGGTTGGAAGGTGACGGCGAGATCCGCTGGTATCACCGGCTGGAGTGCGGCTTCTCTGGGCGTCGGCGCGTCTGA
- a CDS encoding DUF308 domain-containing protein, translated as MSAGGARRGRRDNGLDASEYAVAGDVDPRVGEHLLDVLAAGGIAAYLQPSSDVNPVTRTTTVPARPIDRLFVDRVHLDTARGYLVQLAEDGPAAPGGRATTGPAGGAGSTGADGSGGTAAAGGAAGGAAGPFGADGSGPTGSPDRRATPDADVEAAWAGIIANYHRSAPTDVGPAPWPAAENLPTGQRGPAAGPVGDGTADATPADRSGTDATGTTPPQRYPGQLPDPGRSAGDDRTAGDVTDPAGRTGAERPGPADTGPTRGAGADDPLPWAVGFTNISIGRRGDEPSLLDGLDTFGSRLPDEPEEGYTPPPPPPLPRLSSAAVLGVLAIVAGFILFVFPTVLPVDRGLAILLGFAGVVGGFVTLIWRLRPDHDEDDDIDDGAVV; from the coding sequence GTGTCTGCGGGTGGCGCGCGCCGGGGGCGGCGGGACAACGGCCTCGACGCATCCGAGTACGCGGTGGCCGGCGACGTCGATCCACGGGTCGGCGAGCACCTGCTCGACGTGCTCGCCGCCGGTGGGATCGCCGCGTACCTGCAGCCGTCGTCGGACGTCAATCCGGTGACCCGGACCACGACCGTGCCAGCACGGCCGATCGACCGGCTCTTCGTCGACCGGGTGCACCTGGACACGGCCCGGGGCTACCTGGTGCAGCTCGCCGAGGACGGCCCGGCCGCGCCGGGCGGCCGGGCGACGACCGGGCCGGCGGGTGGCGCCGGGTCCACCGGTGCTGACGGGTCGGGCGGTACGGCCGCAGCGGGCGGCGCAGCCGGCGGCGCAGCGGGGCCGTTCGGCGCTGACGGGTCCGGCCCGACCGGTTCGCCCGACCGGCGGGCGACGCCGGATGCCGATGTCGAGGCCGCCTGGGCCGGGATCATCGCCAACTACCATCGGAGCGCCCCGACGGACGTGGGCCCCGCGCCCTGGCCGGCGGCCGAGAATCTTCCCACCGGGCAACGCGGGCCAGCAGCCGGGCCGGTGGGCGACGGCACCGCCGACGCGACCCCGGCTGACCGCTCCGGCACCGACGCCACCGGCACGACACCCCCGCAGCGGTACCCCGGGCAGCTCCCCGACCCGGGCCGTAGCGCCGGCGACGACCGTACCGCCGGTGACGTCACCGACCCTGCGGGCCGCACCGGGGCCGAGCGTCCCGGACCGGCGGACACCGGGCCGACGCGGGGCGCGGGTGCCGACGATCCGCTGCCGTGGGCGGTCGGCTTCACCAACATCTCGATCGGCCGCCGGGGCGACGAGCCGTCCCTGCTGGACGGGTTGGACACGTTCGGCAGCCGACTGCCCGACGAGCCGGAGGAGGGCTACACCCCGCCGCCGCCACCGCCGCTGCCCCGGCTGTCGTCCGCAGCGGTGCTCGGGGTGCTCGCGATCGTCGCGGGGTTCATCCTGTTCGTCTTCCCGACTGTGCTTCCGGTTGACCGTGGGTTGGCCATCCTGCTCGGTTTCGCTGGCGTCGTCGGTGGCTTTGTCACGTTGATCTGGCGGCTGCGCCCGGATCACGACGAGGATGACGACATCGACGACGGTGCGGTCGTCTGA
- the proC gene encoding pyrroline-5-carboxylate reductase — protein MPPGAHKVAVIGAGKIGELVLSGLLRAGWPAAQLLATTRRRERAEDLALRYGVPVVDNLVAVTEAEVLAVAVKPQDAAALLDQIGPKVPADKLVISLCAGLPTEFFARRLPEGTPVIRVMTNTPALVDQAMTAISPGRYATAAHLALAEEMFTPLGATLRVPESQQDAVTALSGSGPAYFYLLVEAMIDAGILLGLPRQVAHELIVQTAIGSAVMLRDSGEHPVKLREAVTSPAGTTISAIRELENHGVRAALLAALEAARDRARELAAQHT, from the coding sequence ATGCCTCCCGGCGCGCACAAGGTCGCGGTGATCGGTGCCGGCAAGATCGGTGAGCTGGTCCTGTCCGGACTGCTGCGCGCCGGTTGGCCGGCCGCACAGTTGCTGGCCACCACCCGGCGTCGGGAGCGGGCCGAGGACCTCGCCCTGCGGTACGGCGTTCCGGTGGTCGACAACCTCGTCGCGGTCACCGAGGCCGAGGTGCTGGCGGTGGCGGTCAAGCCGCAGGACGCCGCCGCTCTGCTGGACCAGATCGGCCCGAAGGTGCCGGCCGACAAGCTGGTCATCTCGTTGTGCGCCGGGCTGCCGACCGAGTTCTTCGCCCGGCGGCTGCCCGAGGGCACTCCGGTGATCCGGGTGATGACCAACACGCCGGCCCTGGTCGACCAGGCGATGACGGCGATCTCGCCGGGCCGGTACGCCACCGCCGCGCACCTGGCCCTGGCCGAGGAGATGTTCACGCCACTCGGCGCCACGCTGCGGGTGCCGGAGTCCCAGCAGGATGCGGTCACCGCGCTGTCCGGGTCCGGGCCGGCGTACTTCTACCTGCTCGTGGAAGCGATGATCGACGCCGGGATCCTGCTCGGGCTGCCCCGCCAGGTGGCCCACGAGTTGATCGTGCAGACGGCGATCGGCTCGGCCGTGATGCTGCGCGACTCCGGCGAGCACCCGGTCAAGCTGCGTGAGGCCGTCACCTCGCCGGCCGGCACCACGATCTCGGCCATCCGGGAGCTGGAGAACCACGGCGTACGGGCGGCCCTGCTCGCGGCGCTGGAGGCGGCCCGCGACCGGGCCCGTGAGCTGGCCGCGCAGCACACCTGA
- a CDS encoding 6-phosphofructokinase — protein sequence MRIGVLTGGGDCPGLNAVIRAVVRKGVASYGHEFIGFRDGWRGPLEGLSKPLGIDDVRGILPRGGTILGSSRTNPFKIDGGVERIKENLAAQGVDALVAIGGEDTLGVATKLHELGVQVVGVPKTIDNDLGATDYTFGFDTAVNIAMEAIDRLHTTAESHHRTLVVEVMGRHAGWIALHAGLAGGANVILLPEREFDVEQVATYVEKRFQKQYAPIVVVAEGAQPMEGQMVLQNQELDSFGHVRLGGIGQWLAEQLEAKTGKEARTVVLGHIQRGGTPTAFDRVLATRLGLHAIDAANDGDWGKMVGIRGTDIVRVPLAEATRELKTVPLERYTEAEVFFGS from the coding sequence ATGCGTATCGGCGTGCTCACCGGTGGTGGCGACTGCCCCGGCCTGAACGCCGTGATCAGGGCGGTGGTGCGCAAGGGCGTCGCCAGCTACGGTCACGAGTTCATCGGTTTCCGCGACGGCTGGCGCGGGCCGCTGGAGGGGCTGAGCAAGCCTCTCGGCATCGACGACGTACGGGGCATCCTGCCCCGTGGCGGCACCATCCTGGGGTCGTCCCGGACCAACCCGTTCAAGATCGACGGTGGGGTCGAGCGGATCAAGGAGAACCTGGCCGCCCAGGGTGTCGACGCCCTGGTCGCGATCGGCGGTGAGGACACCCTCGGTGTCGCCACCAAGCTGCACGAGCTCGGTGTCCAGGTGGTCGGCGTGCCGAAGACCATCGACAACGACCTCGGCGCCACCGACTACACCTTCGGCTTCGACACCGCGGTCAACATCGCGATGGAGGCCATCGACCGGCTGCACACCACCGCCGAGAGCCACCACCGCACCCTGGTGGTCGAGGTCATGGGCCGGCACGCCGGCTGGATCGCGCTGCACGCCGGCCTGGCCGGTGGCGCGAACGTGATCCTGCTGCCGGAGCGTGAGTTCGACGTCGAGCAGGTCGCGACCTACGTCGAGAAGCGCTTCCAGAAGCAGTACGCCCCGATCGTCGTGGTCGCCGAGGGCGCCCAGCCGATGGAGGGCCAGATGGTTCTGCAGAACCAGGAGCTCGACTCCTTCGGCCACGTCCGGCTCGGCGGCATCGGCCAGTGGCTCGCCGAGCAGCTGGAGGCCAAGACCGGCAAGGAGGCCCGGACCGTCGTGCTGGGCCACATTCAGCGCGGTGGCACCCCGACCGCGTTCGACCGGGTCCTCGCCACCCGGCTCGGCCTGCACGCCATCGACGCCGCCAACGACGGCGACTGGGGCAAGATGGTCGGGATCCGGGGCACCGACATCGTCCGGGTGCCGCTGGCCGAGGCGACCCGGGAGCTCAAGACCGTCCCGCTGGAGCGGTACACCGAGGCCGAGGTCTTTTTCGGCAGCTGA